From the genome of Fibrobacter sp.:
GGAACATTCCTCCCCCGAAAAGAAATCCGCAAAGCGATGGCAATTGCCCAACGCGACTACAACAAAGCCGCGGCGGACATACTGAAAATAGAGATTGCCGCACTCACTAGCCTTCTTGCCGACTACCGCCCAAACGAACTGGACGAAGCCTACACACAGCTGCATCCTGGACGCCGCGCCCTTGTAACGCCCATCCGCGAACCCGACGAAGAATTTATCGCAACATGGCAGCACCTTCCCTACACCGGCAAGCCTTTCGAAATCAACGCCCCGGAATTTTTCACAAGCACAGGCGTGCGCGTTCGCTCCAAATCCGAAGTCATCATCGCGGAAGCGCTCTATCGCGCAGGTATCTCATTCCGCTACGAATATCCCATAAGCGTCAAGGGTTGGGGAACGCTTTACCCCGACTTTACTTGCCTCAACACGACCTCACGCGAAGAAATCATCTGGGAGCACTTCGGACTCATGGGTGACCCGGACTACACCGAAAATGCCATTCAGAAAATTTCGCACTACGCTGCCAGCGGCTACATCCTCGGCAAGAACCTTATCGTCACCTTTGAAAGTGGCAATACCCCGCTATCTGTCAAGCAAGTACAAGCCTATATCAAGGCTTTTTTCAAACAGAACGTCTCCCGCCAACAGAATTAAACTATAATTCTCATATTCGCATACAAAGGGTCCCATTATGGAATATACAAGATTAATCGCAGTTTTCATTGACTTCTTAATTGCAGCATGCATCAACACGATTCCATTCACTTTGCTGGTCATGTTGCCGATGGTCCAAACAAACGGGCAAATGGAATCCCCGGAGCTAATGGGCAGAGCGCTTATCGCCTCGCTGATCGCAATGCTGTATCTCGTATTCCGCGATATTCCAAGCGGCGGCAGCATCGGTAAAAAAGTGATGAAACTGAAAGTCGTCGACGCCGAAACACAGGGCCCCGTTTCTATCGGGAGGAGAATCCTCCGGAACGTAACGTGGCTGTTAAGCTGGATTGAAATTTTCGCATACCTGATTACAAAGAAAAGGATCGGCGACAGAATCGCGAAGACCGATGTTATTGAGATACCGTAGCAAAGCGCATCGAAATGACCCAGATTTTCAACCTCGGAAGCCGCATCGTCAACAACTACCTGATTTCCACGGAAGTCGGATACATTCTCATTGACACCGGTTACGAAGGCGGCTTCAGGCGTTTTACAAACAAACTAAAACAACGCCGCATAAATCCAAAAGACATCCGGTACGTTTTCCTCACGCATGCGCATGACGACCATGCCGGATTCTTGAACGAGATCCTCGCCGCCACGGACGCGAAGGTCATATTGCACCCCAAAGCCATCGAGCGGCTCAAAAAAGGCCAGAATTCATTTGAAGGCGGATGTTCCAGCCGGCTTGCGTTCCTGTTCTGCAAAATTCTTACGCTCTGCGGCAAAGGCGAGCACAAGTTCCCCGTCATCCGCGAAGAATTTCTGCCGCGCCTCGTCACCACGGATTCCGAAGAATTCCGCAGCTTGAACCTTCCTTTCAAAGTTCTCGAAACTCCAGGCCACACGGCAGACCACATCTCGCTATTAATTGGCGACAAGCTCTTCTGCGGTGACGCAGCCATGAACAATTTC
Proteins encoded in this window:
- a CDS encoding MBL fold metallo-hydrolase gives rise to the protein MTQIFNLGSRIVNNYLISTEVGYILIDTGYEGGFRRFTNKLKQRRINPKDIRYVFLTHAHDDHAGFLNEILAATDAKVILHPKAIERLKKGQNSFEGGCSSRLAFLFCKILTLCGKGEHKFPVIREEFLPRLVTTDSEEFRSLNLPFKVLETPGHTADHISLLIGDKLFCGDAAMNNFPSQKRVIVWIENPQQFKQSWQAILAAAPKTIYPAHGKPFPVSDLQKFLPDLDKIRLHPIRH
- a CDS encoding RDD family protein; translation: MEYTRLIAVFIDFLIAACINTIPFTLLVMLPMVQTNGQMESPELMGRALIASLIAMLYLVFRDIPSGGSIGKKVMKLKVVDAETQGPVSIGRRILRNVTWLLSWIEIFAYLITKKRIGDRIAKTDVIEIP